In a single window of the Candidatus Aegiribacteria sp. genome:
- a CDS encoding L-2-amino-thiazoline-4-carboxylic acid hydrolase: MNTKNSDKHKFMQDSEMTFQEVFDFSFQRFISIIQGLAGEFEKDNFIEILKRISSETASEDILQGKTENRLNDFTSFKEWVRNPSRLMKHVLTFDIVEDTDRVLEIKVTECLWAKTFRENGASDIGYATLCHTDFAGCQAFNENIRMTRSRTLMHGDKYCNHRWIWEE, from the coding sequence ATGAACACTAAGAATTCTGATAAACACAAATTTATGCAGGATTCAGAGATGACTTTTCAGGAAGTATTTGATTTTTCCTTTCAGAGGTTCATCTCCATTATACAGGGTCTTGCAGGGGAATTTGAAAAAGATAATTTCATAGAAATCCTGAAGAGAATCTCATCCGAAACAGCTTCAGAAGACATATTACAGGGTAAAACAGAGAACCGGCTGAACGATTTCACATCCTTTAAAGAGTGGGTAAGAAATCCTAGTCGCTTAATGAAGCACGTCTTAACTTTTGATATTGTTGAAGACACAGATAGAGTTCTTGAGATCAAAGTTACAGAGTGCCTTTGGGCAAAGACTTTTCGTGAGAACGGTGCTTCGGATATAGGATACGCCACTCTCTGCCACACAGATTTTGCCGGCTGTCAGGCTTTTAATGAAAATATCCGAATGACTCGTTCCAGGACATTGATGCATGGGGACAAATATTGCAATCATCGTTGGATTTGGGAAGAATAG